The DNA window TGGGGACATCCTCGACGACAACCTCACCGTGCTGGAGGAGGCCTACGAGACGGCGGCGGACCTCGATCACAGCCACGACCTCGAAGCCCCGACCGCCGACGAGCACGACGAACAGCAGGTGCTGCTCAACGGCTCGAACGCGCTGGCGTACGGCGCGCTCGACGAGGGCTGTCGGTTCATCGCGGGCTACCCGATGACCCCCTGGACCGACGTGTTCACCATCATGACCCAGCATCTCCCCGAGGTGGGCGGGATCTCCGAACAGGTCGAGGACGAGATCGCCGCCGCCTCGCTCGCCATCGGGGCCTCTCACGCCGGCGTGAAGGCGATGAGTGGCTCCTCGGGTGGCGGGTTCGCGCTGATGAGCGAACCGCTCGGACTGGCGGAGATGACCGAGACGCCGCTCGTGCTCGTGGAGGCGATGCGCGCGGGGCCCTCGACCGGGATGCCGACCAAACCCGAGCAGGCCGACCTCGAACACATCCTCTACACCAGCCAGGGCGACTCCAATCGTGTAGTGTTCGCGCCGAGCACCGTCGCGGAGTGTTACGACCAGGCGCGCGAGGCGTTCCGGGTGGCCTACGAGTACCAGATCCCCGCCGTGATCGTGATCGACCAGAAGCTCTCGGGCGAGACGATCAACGTTCCCGAGGCCCACTTCGATCGCGAACCCAACCCCGATCTCGGGAGCACGCTGACCGAGGAGGAGATCGCGGAAGCGTCCCACCACGCCTCGGGGAAGTTCAACCGGTTCCAGCACGATCCCGAAGACGGCGTGAGCCCCCGATCGATCCCCGGCCAGTCCGACGGCCGGTTCCTCGCGTCGGGCAACGAGCACACTCCCCAAGGGCATATCTCCGAGGACCCCGACAACCGGGTGGCCCAGACCGACCGCCGCCTCCGCAAGCTCGACGCGATCCGCGAGGACTTAGACGACACCGAACTCGACCGGCAGACGCATTACGGACCGGACGACGCCGAGTACGGCATCCTGACGTGGGGCAGCCAGCAGAGCACCGTCGAGGAGGCCGTCGAGCGGCTCAACGACGACGGGCACTCGGTGAAGGCCCTCGGCGTGAGCGACCTGATGCCCTACCCGAAAGCCGACGTCACCGAGTTCCTCGAATCGGTCGAGGACTGTCTCGTGGTCGAGATGAACGCGAGCGCACAGTTCCGCGGGCTCACCCAGAAGGAGCTGGGCCGCTTCGGCGAGAAGCTATCGAGTCTGCTGAAATACAACGGCAATCCGTTCGAACCGGCCGAGATCGTCGAGGGGTTCGAAGTGCAGGTGAACGGCGGCACCGAACCCCCGACGGCGCAGGTCCGGATCGAACCCGCCGCAGGTGATTAATCAATGAGCAAGTCATTCAGCGCGATCGACGGTGCGGACGAGGAGGGAATCGACCGGGAGGCGTTCACGCCGGGCATCGAGCCCCAGGCGACGTGGTGTCCCGGCTGTGGCGACTTCGGCGTGCTGAAGGCGCTGAAGGGCGCGATGCCCGAGATCGGCCGGACGCCCGACGAGACGCTGCTCGTGACCGGGATCGGCTGCTCGGGCAAGCTGTCGAGCTACTTCGAGTCCTATGGTTTTCACTCGATCCACGGCCGATCGCTGCCCGTGGCCCGGGCCGCGAAGCTCGCGAACCCAGGGCTAGAGGTGATCGCGGCGGGCGGCGACGGCGACGGCTACGGGATCGGTGGGAACCACTTCATGCACACCGCCCGCGAGAACCACGATATGCTGTACATCGTGTTCAACAACGAGATCTTCGGGCTCACGAAGGGCCAGACCTCCCCCACCAGCCCGAAGGGCCACAAGTCGAAGACCCAGCCCCACGGCTCGGCGAAGGACCCGATCCGACCGCTCTCGATGGCGCTGTCGGCGGGCGCGTCCTACGTCGCCCGGACCGCGGCGGTCAACCCGCGCCAGGCGACCGAGGTGCTGGCCGAGGCGATGGAGCACGACGGGTTCGCCCACGTCGACTTCCTGACCCAGTGTCCCACCTGGAACAAGGACGCCAAGCAGTACGTCCCCTACACCGACGTCCAGCAGTCCGACGACTACGACTTCGACGTTGCGGACCGGCGCGAGGCCGCCGAGATGATGCACGAGACCGAGGACAAGCTCTACGAGGGCGAGGTTCTCACGGGTCGATTCTACGTCGAGGAAGACCGACGATCCTACGGCCAGGAGAAACGCGAGACCGGGGAGATGCCCGAGGAGCCGCTGGCCGAGCGGTACTTCGACGACGACTACGAGTGGGAGCGCAGCTACGACCTGCTCGACGTTCACAAGTAAGCCCGCCCCGGTTCTGCCGACCCGAGCCGTGGTTTTCGATTCGGAAGATATTTTTTCACGCGCGCCAACTATCGACCATGAGTGCGGACGCCACCGAGGATCGCATCCTCGCCGTTCTGGAGGAGGATGCCCAGGCCTCCTACGCCGAGATCGCGGATCGGGCCGGGGTCTCGAAGCCCACGGTCAGGAAGTACATCGACAAGCTCGAGGGCGATGGGGTGATCGTGGGCTACTCCGCGGACATCGACCCGAAGAAGCTTTCCGGGCGCTCGATCGCGCTCGTCGGGATCGAGGTCGAGAGCGGGCGCTACGTCGAGGCGACCCGTGAGCTCAAGGATGCACCCGAGATCGAGACCCTCTACAGTTCGAGCGGCGACCACACCCTGATGGCCGAGATCCGCGCGCCCGACGGCGACGCGGTCGGCGCGATCATCGCGGACGTGGTGCTCCCGATCGACGGCGTCACCGCCGCCCATCCCTCCTTCCTTCAGGAACGGCTGAAGTGAGGTCACGACGCCCGTCGTGAAACGCCGCACTCACCCGAAATCGACGGCTACCGGTTGTTTCCGGAACACGCTACACGACGAGAGGTTCACAGACGCTCTCACGCGGCGCGAGGGTCGGGACGTTGCACACCGCGAGACGGCACTGTTCGGCCGATCGCTACCGAGGGAAACGAGGTGCCGTCGGGTCGCGTTACGATTCGATCTCCGCCGCGTCCTCGATCTTCATCCCGTCGAGCTTCTCGACGATCCCGTCGATCTTGCCGTCGAGGTCCTCGACGAACTCCGCGGTACGCTCGGTCGTGATCGCACCCTGGCTCGACGGCTCGATGAGGGTCTCCTCTTCGAGCACGCGCAGCGAGTACCGCACCTTGTGATGGGGGTAGCCGGTCTCGTTCGACATCTTCACGATCCCGATCGGCTCGCTCTCGATCACGATGCGCAACACCTGCAGGTGTCGCTCCAGCATATCGACTTCCTTTTCGAGTCGGTCTATCATGGCACTTGTTAACTCGTGGAGAGACGGTTTAAAGGTTACTGCCGCGAACGGCGGGAGACTCGACGAGCGGCGAGTTCGGCCCGCTCGATTTCGCGTCCGGCCGGTCCGGGCCGCCGTCTCGGTTCTCGGAAGCGCTATGGATGGTTATCACATATACGTTCCGGCCGACGGTAACTGTCACCAATGAGTGCCCGGGAACGGTGTCGTTCTTGGACGGTCGCGGCGAAGCGCTCAGCGAGGAGCGGCCGTCACACCGTAATCGGTTTATCCCGAACGTCGGAACTCTCGGTCATGACCGTGACGATCGTCGGCGCGCAGCTCGGCGACGAGGGCAAGGGCGGGATGGTCGACCGCTGGAGTGAGACCGCGGACGTAGTGTGTCGGTACCAGGGCGGCGACAACGCCGGCCACACCGTCGTGTACGACGACCGTGCGACCGACGGTGGAGCCACGACGGCGGACGCCACCGACGCCGGCGACGAAAACACCGAGTACAAGCTCTCGCTCGTGCCGAGCGGCGCGATCCGGGGCAAGACCGGCGTGCTCGGCAACGGCTGTGTGATCAACCCCGCGACGCTGTTCGACGAGATCGAAGGGCTCCGCGAGCGCGGTCTCGACCCCGACGTGCGGGTGGCCGAGCGCGCCCACGTCATCTTCCCGTACCACCGCGCGCTCGACGGTATCGAGGAGGACTCGAAGGACGATCACATCGGCACCACCGGCAACGGGATCGGACCGACCTACGAGGACAAGGCGGCCAGGCGCGGGGTCCGGATCGGCGACCTCCTCGATGCCGACGTGCTCCGCGATCGACTCGAAGGACTCGTCCCGCAGAAACGCGCGATCTGTGAGTCCGTCTATGGGGTCGATCCCGACGCGTTCGACGGCGCGTTCGACGTCGACGAACTGTTCGCCGAGTACCGTTCGTACGGTGAGCGCCTCGCCACGAACGACATGCCGGTGAACTGCGGGGCGTTCCTCGACGCACACCGCGAGCGCGGCGATCGGCTCCTGTTCGAGGGCGCGCAGGGCACCGCGATCGACCTCGATCACGGCAACTACCCCTACGTGACCTCCTCGAACCCGACGGCCGGCGGTGCAGCCACGGGGACCGGCCTCGGGCCGACCGTCGTCGGCAGCGGTGAGATCGTCGGCATCGTCAAGGCGTACCTCTCGCGGGTCGGGGCGGGGCCGCTCCCGACCGAGATGGGGTTCGTCGAGGGCCAGACCCCGGCGGGCGGCGGCAACCGCGACATGACCGATCTCGCCGCACACATCCGCGAGGCCGGCGGCGAGTACGGCACCGTCACCGGCCGGCCGCGGCGGATCGCCTGGCTCGACATGCCGATGCTCCGCCACGCGGCGCGCGCGAGCGGCTTTACCGGACTCGCGATCAACCACGTCGACACGCTCGCGGGGATCGAGGAGATCCGTGTGGGTCACGCCTACGACCTCGCGGGCGAGACCGTCACGACGATGCCCGCGACCACCGAGCGCTGGAGCGAGTGCGAACCCCAGTACAGGACGTTCGACGGCTGGTCCGACGCCGACTGGGACGCGGTCGCACGCGAGGGCTACGACGCGCTCCCTGCGAACGCCCGGACCTACGTCGAGTACGTGGGCGACGAACTCGATGTCCCGATTTTCGCGATCGGCGTCGGTCCCGACCGCGAGCAGACGATCGTGCTCGACGATCCGTTCTAAAACCCACTTTTTTACAGAGGGTTCGAGGGAGCGAGCGAAGCGAGCGACTGAGGACCCTCTCGAAAAACCTGTCTTGCTGAGCGAAGCGAAGCAAGGCTCGGAAGACGAGCGAAGCGAGTCTTCCGGTGGACTAAAAACACCCGCTCGCTTCGCTCGCGTGGATGCTACGCTTTCCCCGGCCGCTACCACACAGCACCGCCCGAGCCCTCACTCCCTTCGGTCGTTCGCCCTCGATCCACCGAGGAACCACGTCGCCATCGCACAACACCGCAGAAGCCCTCGCTCGTTTCACTCGCTCACGGGTCGTTCCTCCCCGTTCGCGCGTTCGGCGGTGCTCACTCCGTTCGCACCGCCCGACGCTCGCCCTTCATCCACCAGGATCGCACCGCCGCCGCAACCGCCCAGCAGCCGCACCGCTGCCGCCACCGTTCGCCGCAGCCGCACCGCCCAGCAACTGCACCGCCCGCCGCCACCGCTCTCGCACCGCGGGCGAGCGCCACGTTTTTATCACCGCCGGGCCTCGCCTCGCGTATGAGTAGGGGTGAGCACCGATGAAGGAGTCGCTGATGGACATCATCCGGTGTCCGATGGACAAACAGGAGCTCGAACTCGAACCCATCCAGCGAAACGACGACGAGGTGCTCGAAGGGCGACTCGTCTGCACCGAGTGCGGCG is part of the Halococcus agarilyticus genome and encodes:
- a CDS encoding methytransferase partner Trm112, with amino-acid sequence MKESLMDIIRCPMDKQELELEPIQRNDDEVLEGRLVCTECGEEYPIEEGIPNLLPPDMRDDAPA
- a CDS encoding thiamine pyrophosphate-dependent enzyme; the encoded protein is MSKSFSAIDGADEEGIDREAFTPGIEPQATWCPGCGDFGVLKALKGAMPEIGRTPDETLLVTGIGCSGKLSSYFESYGFHSIHGRSLPVARAAKLANPGLEVIAAGGDGDGYGIGGNHFMHTARENHDMLYIVFNNEIFGLTKGQTSPTSPKGHKSKTQPHGSAKDPIRPLSMALSAGASYVARTAAVNPRQATEVLAEAMEHDGFAHVDFLTQCPTWNKDAKQYVPYTDVQQSDDYDFDVADRREAAEMMHETEDKLYEGEVLTGRFYVEEDRRSYGQEKRETGEMPEEPLAERYFDDDYEWERSYDLLDVHK
- a CDS encoding 2-oxoacid:acceptor oxidoreductase subunit alpha, whose protein sequence is MTGNELIWRIAGGSGDGIDSTSQSFTKALMRAGLNVFTHRHYPSRIRGGHTYVEVRAAEHEVKSRGDGFNFLLALGDSFARNPQDEAYYGNEEAKPLSENLDDLREGGVIVYDEGLLDESEIDDFEERVEANDWHVYPMDLRGIAREHGREIMRNTAGVAVTAALLGMDTDPFEELMSDNMGGDILDDNLTVLEEAYETAADLDHSHDLEAPTADEHDEQQVLLNGSNALAYGALDEGCRFIAGYPMTPWTDVFTIMTQHLPEVGGISEQVEDEIAAASLAIGASHAGVKAMSGSSGGGFALMSEPLGLAEMTETPLVLVEAMRAGPSTGMPTKPEQADLEHILYTSQGDSNRVVFAPSTVAECYDQAREAFRVAYEYQIPAVIVIDQKLSGETINVPEAHFDREPNPDLGSTLTEEEIAEASHHASGKFNRFQHDPEDGVSPRSIPGQSDGRFLASGNEHTPQGHISEDPDNRVAQTDRRLRKLDAIREDLDDTELDRQTHYGPDDAEYGILTWGSQQSTVEEAVERLNDDGHSVKALGVSDLMPYPKADVTEFLESVEDCLVVEMNASAQFRGLTQKELGRFGEKLSSLLKYNGNPFEPAEIVEGFEVQVNGGTEPPTAQVRIEPAAGD
- the lrpA1 gene encoding HTH-type transcriptional regulator LrpA1, which encodes MSADATEDRILAVLEEDAQASYAEIADRAGVSKPTVRKYIDKLEGDGVIVGYSADIDPKKLSGRSIALVGIEVESGRYVEATRELKDAPEIETLYSSSGDHTLMAEIRAPDGDAVGAIIADVVLPIDGVTAAHPSFLQERLK
- a CDS encoding adenylosuccinate synthase — protein: MTVTIVGAQLGDEGKGGMVDRWSETADVVCRYQGGDNAGHTVVYDDRATDGGATTADATDAGDENTEYKLSLVPSGAIRGKTGVLGNGCVINPATLFDEIEGLRERGLDPDVRVAERAHVIFPYHRALDGIEEDSKDDHIGTTGNGIGPTYEDKAARRGVRIGDLLDADVLRDRLEGLVPQKRAICESVYGVDPDAFDGAFDVDELFAEYRSYGERLATNDMPVNCGAFLDAHRERGDRLLFEGAQGTAIDLDHGNYPYVTSSNPTAGGAATGTGLGPTVVGSGEIVGIVKAYLSRVGAGPLPTEMGFVEGQTPAGGGNRDMTDLAAHIREAGGEYGTVTGRPRRIAWLDMPMLRHAARASGFTGLAINHVDTLAGIEEIRVGHAYDLAGETVTTMPATTERWSECEPQYRTFDGWSDADWDAVAREGYDALPANARTYVEYVGDELDVPIFAIGVGPDREQTIVLDDPF